In Aminobacterium sp. MB27-C1, a single genomic region encodes these proteins:
- a CDS encoding radical SAM protein, which produces MIIREIHAKSILTASKIFPYVINPYVGCQHACTYCYARYMKRFTGHKEPWGTFVDVKINAAELLRKEICKKKKATVWISGVCDPYQPLERRYELTRQCLQILISEDWPVVIQTRSPLVLRDIDILRGAKNIEVGFSITTADESIRKLFEPAAPSIPERINALAELHRQGIRTYAMIAPILPGAEKLINLLEGAVDYILVDRMNYHYADFVYKKYGLEEYMTEEYFTQVSQQIRSDCFRLGIECSE; this is translated from the coding sequence ATGATTATTCGGGAGATACACGCCAAGAGTATTCTTACAGCCTCAAAAATTTTCCCCTATGTCATCAACCCATATGTCGGTTGCCAGCATGCCTGCACGTATTGCTATGCCCGATATATGAAGAGGTTCACCGGCCATAAGGAACCGTGGGGTACGTTCGTTGATGTGAAGATCAATGCGGCAGAGTTGCTTCGGAAAGAAATATGTAAGAAAAAGAAGGCGACAGTTTGGATTAGCGGTGTCTGTGATCCGTATCAGCCCTTAGAGAGAAGATATGAACTCACCAGGCAATGTTTGCAGATATTAATTAGCGAAGATTGGCCTGTGGTGATTCAGACCCGCTCTCCCCTGGTTCTCAGAGATATAGACATACTCAGGGGAGCAAAAAATATAGAAGTAGGGTTCTCCATAACGACCGCAGATGAGAGCATAAGAAAATTGTTTGAACCAGCTGCGCCGTCTATACCTGAGCGAATAAACGCTCTTGCGGAATTACATCGGCAGGGAATTCGGACCTATGCGATGATTGCTCCGATTCTTCCAGGTGCGGAAAAATTGATTAATCTGCTGGAAGGGGCTGTTGACTACATCTTGGTAGATCGCATGAACTATCACTATGCAGACTTTGTCTATAAAAAATATGGTTTGGAAGAGTACATGACAGAAGAATATTTCACTCAAGTAAGCCAGCAGATCAGGTCTGATTGCTTTCGTTTGGGTATTGAGTGCTCGGAGTAA